One genomic window of Panicum hallii strain FIL2 chromosome 6, PHallii_v3.1, whole genome shotgun sequence includes the following:
- the LOC112898329 gene encoding wall-associated receptor kinase 3-like gives MAGVLPFNILLATVLRTHSTVYQLPHAAPSAISEEHSHLLGAMRSLVVPLLLVQLATAAAAANIALAGCESKCGHVDVPYPFGTSYGCHRTGFKVTCDRAYQPPRLFLQSDGPEVLAISVRNSTVRVRATAWPFAAGNASDVRVRVFPAKLRPYVLSAARNSFVLVGCGFQAAARTAAPSRQGTATFGSCAPSCPADLQQKLRRGVCHGVGCCESPIPTGLRSFRIRFSWQEQNATARPPWVTPGASVLTVEQEWWRDRDNVFAVKMSLLSSGNAAGLVIPAVLDWTLNKSSCAAAAKRSDFGCVSKNSECINSTSSAYGYVCRCNDGYDGNPYVSDGCQGPRRHVGSGVVFAMGFGIGMFLLLLVLAPIFATKRLKIRRARKMREYFFKQNHGLLLRQLVDKDIAEKMIFSLEELEKATNMFDEARILGGGGHGTVYKGILSNQHVVAIKKSIVVIQKEIDEFINEVAILSQINHRNVVKLFGCCLETEVPLLVYEFIPNGTLYAHLHVESCHKSLPWKDRLRIAFEVACALAYLHSAASTSVVHRDVKTSNILLDDRLTAKVSDFGASRGIEIDQSGVTTGVQGTHGYMDPEYYHTRRLTDKSDVYSYGVMLVELLTRKKPSMYLSSEGVSLVAHFVTLLNQDKLSEILDEQITEEGEDEPKQVAAIAAMCLRMKGEDRPMMRYVEMRLQGLQGSDIYISGMEEQLGDLNGQTCQGGDAGVGDNYRSRQYSMEEEIMLSASLQR, from the exons ATGGCCGGAGTTTTGCCTTTCAATATACTCCTG GCCACGGTCCTGCGCACCCACTCCACTGTTTATCAGCTACCGCACGCCGCGCCATCTGCTATCTCAGAGGAACACAGCCATCTGCTAGGTGCAATGCGCAGCCTCGTCGTGCCGTTGCTGCTGGTGCAGctcgcgacggcggcggcggcggcgaacatCGCCTTGGCCGGCTGCGAGAGCAAGTGCGGCCATGTCGACGTGCCTTACCCGTTCGGCACCAGTTACGGCTGCCACCGGACGGGCTTCAAGGTCACCTGCGACCGCGCGTACCAGCCGCCCAGGCTCTTCCTGCAGAGCGACGGCCCGGAGGTGCTGGCGATCTCCGTCCGGAACAGCACGGTGCGCGTCCGCGCCACGGCCTGGCCCTTCGCCGCCGGCAACGCGAGCGACGTGAGGGTCAGGGTCTTCCCCGCCAAACTCCGTCCGTACGTGCTCTCCGCCGCGCGGAACAGCTTCGTCCTTGTCGGCTGCGGCTTCCAGGCCGCCgcgcggacggcggcgccgtCGCGGCAAGGAACCGCCACGTTCGGCTCGTGCGCGCCGTCCTGTCCCGCCGACTTGCAGCAGAAGCTCCGGCGTGGCGTGTGCCACGGCGTTGGCTGCTGCGAGTCGCCCATACCGACGGGTCTCAGGTCCTTCCGTATCCGGTTCTCCTGGCAGGAGCAGAACGCCACGGCACGGCCGCCGTGGGTGACGCCCGGCGCGAGCGTGCTCACGGTGGAGCAGGAGTGGTGGCGCGACAGGGATAACGTGTTTGCCGTCAAGATGTCGCTTCTCTCCTCCGGGAACGCGGCCGGGCTGGTGATCCCGGCCGTCCTGGACTGGACGCTCAACAAGTCgtcgtgcgcggcggcggcgaagcggTCGGACTTCGGCTGTGTCAGCAAGAACAGCGAGTGCATCAACTCCACGAGCAGCGCCTACGGCTATGTCTGCCGGTGCAACGACGGCTACGATGGCAACCCATACGTGTCAGATGGATGCCAGGGGCCTCGAAGACATGTTGGATCTG GAGTAGTTTTCGCGATGGGGTTTGGCATTGGTATGTTCCTTTTGCTTCTGGTTCTTGCACCAATTTTTGCAACCAAAAGACTCAAGATCCGTAGAGCTAGGAAAATGAGGGAGTATTTCTTCAAGCAAAACCATGGGCTGCTTCTTCGACAACTAGTAGATAAAGACATTGCCGAAAAGATGATCTTCAGCTTGGAAGAGCTTGAGAAAGCAACCAATATGTTTGATGAGGCTCGCATCCTGGGTGGCGGAGGGCATGGCACCGTCTACAAAGGCATATTGTCAAACCAGCATGTTGTTGCCATTAAGAAGTCAATAGTTGTAATTCAGAAGGAGATTGATGAGTTCATAAACGAAGTGGCGATCCTTTCTCAGATCAACCACAGAAATGTAGTGAAGCTTTTCGGATGTTGCCTCGAGACAGAGGTGCCATTGCTGGTCTATGAGTTCATTCCAAATGGAACTCTTTATGCCCACCTCCATGTTGAAAGCTGTCATAAATCACTACCATGGAAGGATCGGCTACGAATTGCCTTTGAAGTTGCTTGTGCTCTGGCCTATCTTCACTCAGCCGCTTCGACATCAGTGGTGCACAGGGACGTCAAGACATCCAACATACTACTAGATGACCGACTGACAGCAAAAGTTTCAGACTTTGGTGCCTCAAGAGGCATCGAAATCGATCAATCTGGAGTGACAACTGGTGTACAAGGAACACACGGATATATGGATCCTGAGTATTACCACACACGACGATTGACTGACAAAAGTGATGTGTACAGCTACGGCGTTATGCTTGTTGAACTGCTGACGAGAAAGAAGCCAAGTATGTACTTGTCGTCTGAAGGTGTCAGTTTAGTGGCACACTTTGTCACATTACTGAATCAAGATAAGCTCAGCGAGATACTTGATGAGCAGATCACGGAAGAAGGAGAGGACGAGCCCAAACAAGTGGCCGCCATAGCAGCAATGTGCTTGAGGATGAAGGGAGAAGACAGGCCGATGATGCGGTATGTGGAGATGAGGCTTCAAGGACTGCAAGGTTCAGACATTTACATTTCAGGGATGGAAGAGCAGCTGGGTGACCTGAATGGCCAAACGTGTCAAGGAGGCGATGCCGGAGTTGGCGACAACTATAGAAGTAGGCAGTACAGTATGGAGGAAGAAATCATGTTATCAGCGAGCTTGCAAAGATGA